A DNA window from Trypanosoma brucei brucei TREU927 chromosome 11 chr11_scaffold01 genomic scaffold, whole genome shotgun sequence contains the following coding sequences:
- a CDS encoding phenylalanyl-tRNA synthetase, putative, translated as MPTLAVVRDYLFDFIGKSYTEDQFEDICFQFGVELDDVTSEREMFRREQGEAVAAKGEELSDAVIYKIDTPANRYDLLCAEGMGTAMKVFLGMTPAPRFQLLNRANPLYKVTVEKSVRNVRDYIVCAVLRNVRLDKRSYRSFIDFQDKLHLGLARRRALASVGTHDLDKINQNEFLYAARPKESIRFVPLNQQERVLDCRGNGLAEFYKDDRHISKFIPLISEFSHYPVVLDGKGENILSLPPIINSDYSCISANTRNIFIECTAPDHHKASVLVNQLVCAFSTYCEKPFTVEAVRVVYDEPTPDGTKEEVTPNLDPRLVSVEQSKVEKLIGIKLNSANHMGELLERMLHHVAKVEDSTVTVEVPPTRPDVLGPTDLMEDVAVAYGYDNITHKECLTFGDVAQQPLSKLSHLIRIEMANAGYMELLTFSLCSREEGFTRLNRVDDDVAVHIANPKTMEFQICRPSLMPGILKTLNANKSHPLPLRFFECADIVLLDNEKNFPPVITPKLEYPNCGARNQRHLAALHCCSESSSFEDIHGLVEFVMAKLGVVRKVGEEVVDGDSYTLERSSDGAFFPGRCMDVFLHRSGQKVCIGGFGVVHPNTLKAYDIPFPCSYMELNVQFAQ; from the coding sequence ATGCCAACCCTCGCTGTTGTGCGTGATTATCTCTTTGATTTTATCGGGAAAAGCTACACGGAGGACCAATTCGAAGACATATGCTTTCAATTTGGTGTGGAGCTCGATGATGTGACAAGTGAGCGCGAGATGTTCCGCCGTGAGCAAGGCGAAGCCGTTGCAGCCAAGGGAGAGGAGCTTTCTGATGCCGTCATCTACAAGATTGATACACCAGCCAATCGCTACGACCTTCTTTGTGCTGAGGGAATGGGTACTGCGATGAAGGTATTTCTCGGCATGACCCCTGCGCCTCGGTTCCAATTACTCAACCGTGCAAATCCACTCTACAAAGTAACGGTGGAAAAGTCCGTGCGCAATGTACGGGATTACATTGTTTGTGCCGTGTTACGAAACGTTCGTCTTGACAAGCGCAGCTACCGCAGTTTTATTGATTTTCAGGACAAACTCCACTTGGGTCTTGCACGACGCCGTGCGCTTGCTTCTGTTGGGACGCACGACTTGGATAAGATTAATCAGAATGAGTTCCTTTACGCCGCCCGGCCGAAGGAGAGCATACGGTTTGTTCCACTCAATCAACAGGAACGGGTGCTGGATTGTCGGGGCAATGGCCTCGCAGAGTTTTATAAGGACGACCGACACATCTCTAAGTTTATTCCGCTTATCTCTGAATTCTCCCATTACCCCGTGGTGCTGGACGGCAAGGGTGAAAACATTCTCTCCCTTCCACCCATTATCAACTCGGACTACTCGTGCATCAGTGCAAACACCAGGAACATCTTTATCGAGTGCACTGCACCAGATCATCACAAGGCGAGTGTTTTAGTGAACCAACTCGTTTGCGCCTTCTCAACTTATTGCGAGAAGCCCTTTACCGTGGAGGCGGTGCGTGTTGTGTACGATGAACCCACTCCTGATGGCACGAAGGAGGAAGTGACTCCCAACTTGGATCCTCGACTAGTCTCCGTAGAGCAGTCGAAGGTTGAGAAACTCATTGGCATTAAACTTAACTCAGCCAATCATATGGGTGAACTTCTGGAGCGTATGCTGCACCATGTAGCAAAGGTGGAGGACAGCACCGTAACAGTAGAAGTCCCTCCAACGCGACCTGATGTATTGGGACCAACGGACCTTATGGAAGATGTTGCGGTGGCCTACGGTTACGATAATATTACCCACAAAGAGTGCTTGACATTTGGTGACGTGGCGCAGCAACCACTGAGTAAACTCTCGCATCTTATTCGTATCGAGATGGCTAACGCCGGTTATATGGAGCTCTTGACCTTTTCGCTTTGCTCCCGCGAGGAGGGATTTACTCGTCTAAATCGCGTGGATGATGATGTGGCCGTACATATCGCAAACCCCAAAACTATGGAGTTCCAAATATGCCGCCCCTCACTCATGCCGGGCATCCTAAAGACACTTAATGCCAATAAATCGCACCCACTTCCCCTTCGATTCTTTGAGTGCGCTGATATAGTTCTCTTGGATAATGAAAAGAACTTTCCTCCTGTCATCACCCCAAAACTAGAGTACCCCAACTGCGGGGCGCGCAATCAACGGCATCTTGCCGCCCTACATTGCTGTAGTGAGTCTAGCAGTTTTGAAGATATACACGGACTTGTGGAATTTGTCATGGCTAAACTTGGTGTTGTGCGGAAAGTGGGGGAAGAGGTTGTGGATGGTGATTCATACACGCTGGAGAGGAGCAGTGATGGTGCCTTCTTTCCTGGTCGTTGCATGGATGTTTTTCTGCACCGCAGTGGGCAGAAGGTGTGTATTGGAGGCTTTGGTGTTGTTCACCCGAACACGCTGAAGGCGTATGACATCCCCTTTCCATGCTCATACATGGAGCTGAATGTTCAGTTTGCCCAGTAG
- a CDS encoding phosphoglycerate kinase, putative — protein sequence MSLSALRSKRTVNDIWPVRYKRFFVLTDPQNIIGETTDGLATLTTISYLLEREAAVVVASSFGDLKGIPLSFSRGQREEAIEIFRTEGGMGYTNYFNSLPINLKAEVLKVANGCETPVDSVTLSPVEVNGAFAALSIRQKAAALHNVFPRVEFSQCSTYAFVRELTNRFPTVPVKFSPDPLNAPISQLKPGEILVLENLKFYQNEISPNHEERVAMAEVLASYCDYCVNESFATVCAVHASNTELPKILYHGAAGFSMEKELAFFLSFLAHPPRPIVVVVAGRQSSKKLRMIRSLVGKVDKILVAGALIMPFLAAKGLTTDKSFNNSERVERRRLNEAAEVEELSVPCVGFAQEIITLCEKNGVELVFPVDHVVTRRITKATEDSAAIVESIAVPSDVYAVDCSANTIALFTKCIRPCQCVFWTGTFGCTRMGYSEGTYAFARALAQQGKLSIVSGNSTACVVRQLGLTSQFSHISSGGSTCLDALQGHHLPGVEMLSDIPVAVDVRSCILADDLLRSLPLFSNCSSHQLKAVAQKFVRRVHACGDYLTYYGDKHACMWVVASGGLVARSGDTTLTLPSRYIGRGQTVGMYGFITQSFATDTIQAAEDETVTYQLTFSSLQDLFNEQSDLAAQLLQNVSETLRVMAIEEYREQSSIMNVLRRAALCSRFPTFLAIPKDWGFMEDVIQDIISGTVLSGITQICTGQTALSSPRTFSLGLGSSTSRGHMVHCLCRVVLRDLLYHKLIEYGIMPATCISSIILSPFRLRAMGMMWSDVTCKAMLDEALLLAVEMCSPIAAHGTFLVVQRRIEVLLRRKCATIVKFFLTALVDVGFGFVLFPLTFHRRTSEAISLPDLFRSSVFKRHQWKVVLLLVLRCVVHVLLNGVRRVHRFWVIKRKSESGCNLTPQRLPRVTK from the coding sequence ATGTCTCTTAGCGCCTTACGGTCCAAACGCACCGTAAATGATATTTGGCCTGTCCGTTACAAACGTTTTTTTGTATTGACGGACCCTCAGAATATCATAGGAGAAACCACCGACGGACTGGCAACACTCACAACCATTTCTTATCTACTGGAAAGGgaagctgctgttgtggttGCCTCATCCTTTGGCGACTTGAAGGGCATTCCTCTCAGTTTTTCAAGGGGACAGCGTGAGGAGGCGATTGAAATATTTCGAACTGAGGGTGGCATGGGATACACCAACTACTTCAACTCGCTTCCCATAAACCTCAAGGCAGAGGTTCTCAAGGTCGCAAACGGATGCGAAACACCCGTGGATTCCGTAACCCTATCTCCTGTGGAAGTAAATGGTGCATTTGCAGCGCTTTCCATACGTCAAaaggctgctgctcttcacaaTGTGTTTCCACGAGTGGAATTTTCTCAGTGCTCGACTTATGCCTTCGTGCGTGAACTCACCAATCGTTTCCCCACTGTCCCTGTGAAATTCTCTCCCGATCCGCTGAATGCCCCGATCAGTCAGCTGAAGCCGGGGGAAATACTGGTGCTTGAAAATTTAAAGTTTTACCAAAATGAAATTTCACCGAACCATGAAGAGCGTGTGGCGATGGCTGAGGTTTTGGCGTCCTACTGTGATTACTGTGTTAATGAATCCTTCGCAACAGTGTGTGCCGTCCACGCCAGTAACACCGAGTTACCCAAGATCCTCTACCATGGTGCTGCTGGTTTTTCCATGGAAAAGGAACTCGCCTTCTTCCTCAGCTTCCTCGCCCACCCTCCTCGTcccattgttgttgttgtggccgGAAGGCAGTCCTCAAAAAAACTCCGTATGATTCGCAGTTTGGTTGGAAAAGTTGATAAGATTCTTGTGGCGGGTGCGTTGATCATGCCTTTCCTAGCAGCTAAGGGCCTTACAACTGACAAGTCTTTCAACAACTCCGAACGGGTGGAACGAAGGCGGCTGAATGAAGCCGCCGAAGTGGAGGAGCTGTCGGTACCTTGTGTTGGGTTTGCTCAAGAAATTATCACATTGTGTGAGAAAAACGGCGTTGAGTTGGTTTTCCCCGTGGACCACGTCGTGACAAGGAGGATCACAAAAGCTACGGAGGACTCTGCGGCTATTGTTGAGTCAATTGCGGTCCCTTCGGATGTCTATGCTGTGGATTGCAGCGCGAACACGATCGCACTTTTTACGAAGTGTATTCGCCCTTGTCAGTGTGTCTTCTGGACTGGAACCTTTGGCTGCACGAGAATGGGCTATTCCGAGGGAACATATGCCTTCGCTAGGGCTCTGGCGCAACAAGGGAAGCTTTCTATTGTCAGTGGCAACAGTACGGCTTGTGTGGTACGGCAACTAGGGCTAACTTCCCAGTTCTCGCACATCTCAAGTGGCGGCAGCACGTGCCTGGATGCGTTACAGGGGCACCACCTTCCTGGTGTAGAGATGCTTTCTGATATTCCTGTGGCAGTGGACGTCAGGAGTTGCATACTAGCAGACGATCTTCTCCGAAGCTTACCCCTCTTCTCGAACTGCTCTTCACACCAACTTAAGGCGGTAGCGCAGAAGTTTGTGCGGCGAGTCCATGCCTGTGGTGATTACCTGACGTATTATGGGGACAAGCACGCATGCATGTGGGTTGTTGCGAGCGGTGGGCTGGTGGCCCGGAGTGGTGACACCACACTAACTCTCCCTTCGCGTTATATCGGACGGGGACAGACGGTTGGTATGTACGGTTTCATCACTCAAAGCTTTGCAACAGATACAATTCAAGCGGCCGAAGACGAAACGGTCACATACCAGCTGACATTCTCCTCCCTCCAAGATCTCTTCAACGAGCAATCGGACCTTGCAGCGCAGCTCCTCCAAAACGTGTCAGAAACATTGCGGGTCATGGCAATTGAGGAGTATCGTGAACAGAGCTCTATTATGAACGTGCTGAGGCGTGCGGCTTTGTGCTCTCGGTTTCCCACATTCCTTGCTATACCAAAGGATTGGGGTTTCATGGAAGACGTCATTCAGGATATCATTTCGGGCACCGTGCTGAGTGGAATAACTCAAATATGCACGGGGCAAACGGCACTTTCCTCGCCTCGGACGTTTTCATTGGGTCTGGGTTCATCTACTTCCAGAGGTCACATGGTCCACTGCCTTTGCCGAGTAGTATTACGCGATTTGCTGTACCACAAGCTTATCGAGTACGGCATAATGCCTGCCACCTGCATTTCCTCCATTATTCTTTCCCCGTTTCGACTGAGGGCAATGGGTATGATGTGGAGCGATGTTACGTGCAAAGCCATGTTGGATGAAGCGCTGCTGTTGGCTGTTGAAATGTGCTCCCCTATTGCTGCGCACGGTACATTTCTTGTGGTGCAGCGCCGAATCGAAGTATTACTGAGGCGGAAATGCGCCACCATcgtcaagttcttcctcactGCACTGGTTGACGTCGGGTTTGGGTTCGTGTTGTTTCCGCTGACGTTTCACCGCCGTACAAGCGAAGCCATATCGCTTCCTGACCTTTTCCGTTCCAGTGTTTTTAAGCGTCACCAATGGAAAGTAGTGCTGCTTCTGGTATTACGGTGTGTGGTGCATGTGCTTTTGAATGGCGTCCGCAGAGTTCATAGGTTTTGGGTGATTAAGAGAAAATCCGAAAGTGGCTGCAACCTGACACCACAGCGGTTGCCCCGAGTAACAAAATAG